In Salmo trutta chromosome 37, fSalTru1.1, whole genome shotgun sequence, the following proteins share a genomic window:
- the LOC115177483 gene encoding cytoplasmic dynein 1 light intermediate chain 1, with translation MASTVRITSTANTLNSIENQTSDEDGQNLWSSILSEVSTRSRSKLPSGKNVLIMGETGAGKTTLIAKLQGVEEYMKGRGLEYLYFNVHDDDIDDHAMCNAWILDGDLYHKGLQQFAVCGENLADTMALLVVDMSRPWTVLDSLQKWASVLREHIDKLRVNPETLRDMEQRLVRQFQEYTEPGGDHSASPKRRNPVAGEAEEECVVLPLGENTLTHNLGVPVMVVCTKCDTFLSLEKEHDYREEHFDFIQSHIRHFCLQYGAALLYTSMKENKNIDLLYKYLVHRLYGFPFDLPAQVVDKDSVFIPSGWDNEKKVSILYENFQSLKREDKFEEVIIQPPVRKFVHEKELGVEDDQVFLLKLQTLLSKQPPAAAGRPVDTTNRAPTGSPRVSNRSATANVANVMPMQPGGQTSEGVLANFFNSLLSKKTGEGGGANNTPRTVRKSASKVGLDGEPEASSPTSPPADMEES, from the exons ATGGCTTCGACAGTGAGAATTACGTCAACTGCAAATACACTAAATTCTATAGAAAATCAAACCAGCGACGAGGATGGCCAGAATTTATG GTCCTCTATTTTGAGTGAGGTATCGACGCGTTCACGGTCAAAATTGCCGTCTGGGAAAAATGTTCTTATTATGG GTGAGACGGGGGCAGGTAAGACCACTCTCATAGCCAAACTGCAGGGAGTTGAAGAATACATGAAAGGCAGAGGACTGGAGTACTTGTACTTTAACGTACACGATGATGACATCGATG atCATGCTATGTGTAACGCATGGATTCTGGACGGTGACCTGTACCACAAAGGCCTCCAGCAGTTTGCTGTGTGTGGGGAGAACCTGGCCGACACTATGGCCCTGCTGGTAGTGGACATGTCCAGGCCGTGGACGGTGCTGGACTCTCTGCAGAAGTGGGCCAGTGTGCTACGAGAACACATCGACAAGCTCAGAGTCAACCCAGAGACACTGAGGGACATGGAACAGAGAT TGGTCCGACAGTTCCAGGAGTACACAGAGCCAGGGGGCGACCACAGCGCCTCTCCCAAGAGGAGGAACCCCGTGGCTGGGGAGGCTGAGGAGGAGTGTGTGGTGCTCCCCTTGGGagagaacacactcacacacaacctgGGCGTGCCTGTTATGGTGGTGTGTACAAAG TGTGACACGTTTCTCAGTCTAGAGAAAGAGCATGACTACCGGGAAGAACACTTTGACTTCATCCAGTCTCACATCCGACACTTCTGCTTGCAGT ATGGCGCAGCGCTGCTATACACGTCAATgaaggaaaacaaaaacatagacctATTGTATAAATACCTGGTCCATAGATTATACGGGTTTCCCTTTGACCTGCCGGCCCAGGTGGTGGACAAAGACTCAGTATTCAT CCCATCAGGATGGGATAATGAAAAAAAGGTTTCCATTTTATATGAAAACTTTCAGTCGTTGAAAAGGGAAGACAAGTTTGAGGAGGTTATCATCCAGCCTCCTGTTAGAAAG TTTGTACATGAAAAGGAACTAGGTGTGGAGGATGACCAAGTGTTTCTCCTAAAGCTTCAG ACCCTGTTGTCTAAGCAGCCCCCAGCGGCAGCAGGCAGACCAGTG GACACCACAAACAGAGCACCCACTGGCTCTCCTCGGGTGTCAAACCGCTCGGCAACAGCAAACGTGGCCAATGTGATGCCCATGCAACCAG GCGGGCAGACCAGCGAGGGCGTGCTGGCTAACTTCTTCAACAGTCTGTTGAGCAAGAAGACCGGGGAAGGGGGTGGGGCCAACAACACGCCCAGAACAGTCCGGAAGTCAG CGTCAAAGGTGGGACTAGACGGTGAGCCAGAGGCATCCTCCCCAACCTCACCCCCAGCCGACATGGAGGAGTCCTGA
- the LOC115177484 gene encoding H-2 class II histocompatibility antigen, E-S beta chain isoform X2: MSVLNLSSIHLLLLFSSLSGVDGYFGHFEMRCRFSSEDPQDIEYLLQVYGNKKLLGQYNSTTEKCTVYTQWMKNFTETACKGPAFLAERREEMKKYCSSNVPVVYGYLLDKAVEPYIRLRPVEPFSTRHPAMLVCSAYDFYPKPIRVTWLRDGQEVTSNVTSTEELVNGDWTYQIHSHLEYTPTPGERITCMVEHFSLTEPKLYDWDPSLPGPERNKMVIGACGLLLGVVFIAAGLIYYRKKSTEGQVLVPTMALPESYGTI; this comes from the exons ATGGCTATTTTGGACACTTTGAGATGAGGTGTCGGTTCAGCTCCGAGGATCCCCAAGATATTGAGTATCTGCTGCAGGTCTACGGCAACAAGAAGTTACTGGGACAATACAACAGCACAACAGAGAAATGTACGGTCTACACACAATGGATGAAGAACTTCACTGAAACGGCCTGCAAAGGCCCTGCTTTTCTGGCCGAAAGGAGAGAAGAAATGAAGAAATACTGCAGCAGCAACGTTCCTGTGGTGTATGGGTACTTACTAGATAAGGCAG TTGAGCCCTACATCAGGCTGAGGCCAGTGGAGCCGTTCAGTACTAGACACCCGGCCATGCTCGTGTGCAGTGCCTACGACTTCTACCCCAAACCCATCAGAGTGACGTGGCTGAGGGACGGACAGGAAGTGACCTCAAATGTGACTTCCACAGAGGAGCTGGTCAATGGGGACTGGACCTACCAGATCCACTCGCACCTGGAGTACACACCCACACCTGGAGAGAGAATCACCTGTATGGTGGAGCACTTCAGCCTCACTGAGCCCAAACTGTATGACTGGG ACCCCTCCCTGCCTGGGCCTGAGAGGAATAAGATGGTGATCGGGGCCTGTGGGCTGCTGCTGGGGGTGGTCTTTATAGCAGCTGGACTGATCTACTACAGGAAGAAATCTACTG AAGGACAGGTGTTGGTGCCGACCATGGCGCTGCCAGAAAGTTATGGCACCATCTAG
- the LOC115177484 gene encoding H-2 class II histocompatibility antigen, E-S beta chain isoform X1 has translation MSVLNLSSIHLLLLFSSLSGVDGYFGHFEMRCRFSSEDPQDIEYLLQVYGNKKLLGQYNSTTEKCTVYTQWMKNFTETACKGPAFLAERREEMKKYCSSNVPVVYGYLLDKAVEPYIRLRPVEPFSTRHPAMLVCSAYDFYPKPIRVTWLRDGQEVTSNVTSTEELVNGDWTYQIHSHLEYTPTPGERITCMVEHFSLTEPKLYDWDPSLPGPERNKMVIGACGLLLGVVFIAAGLIYYRKKSTGEETPAILCQNNQILFKSKFEM, from the exons ATGGCTATTTTGGACACTTTGAGATGAGGTGTCGGTTCAGCTCCGAGGATCCCCAAGATATTGAGTATCTGCTGCAGGTCTACGGCAACAAGAAGTTACTGGGACAATACAACAGCACAACAGAGAAATGTACGGTCTACACACAATGGATGAAGAACTTCACTGAAACGGCCTGCAAAGGCCCTGCTTTTCTGGCCGAAAGGAGAGAAGAAATGAAGAAATACTGCAGCAGCAACGTTCCTGTGGTGTATGGGTACTTACTAGATAAGGCAG TTGAGCCCTACATCAGGCTGAGGCCAGTGGAGCCGTTCAGTACTAGACACCCGGCCATGCTCGTGTGCAGTGCCTACGACTTCTACCCCAAACCCATCAGAGTGACGTGGCTGAGGGACGGACAGGAAGTGACCTCAAATGTGACTTCCACAGAGGAGCTGGTCAATGGGGACTGGACCTACCAGATCCACTCGCACCTGGAGTACACACCCACACCTGGAGAGAGAATCACCTGTATGGTGGAGCACTTCAGCCTCACTGAGCCCAAACTGTATGACTGGG ACCCCTCCCTGCCTGGGCCTGAGAGGAATAAGATGGTGATCGGGGCCTGTGGGCTGCTGCTGGGGGTGGTCTTTATAGCAGCTGGACTGATCTACTACAGGAAGAAATCTACTGGTGAGGAGACACCGGCTATTCTATGTCAAAATAACCAAATACTTTTCAAGTCCAAATTTGAAATGTAA
- the LOC115177484 gene encoding H-2 class II histocompatibility antigen, E-S beta chain isoform X3, with protein MRCRFSSEDPQDIEYLLQVYGNKKLLGQYNSTTEKCTVYTQWMKNFTETACKGPAFLAERREEMKKYCSSNVPVVYGYLLDKAVEPYIRLRPVEPFSTRHPAMLVCSAYDFYPKPIRVTWLRDGQEVTSNVTSTEELVNGDWTYQIHSHLEYTPTPGERITCMVEHFSLTEPKLYDWDPSLPGPERNKMVIGACGLLLGVVFIAAGLIYYRKKSTGEETPAILCQNNQILFKSKFEM; from the exons ATGAGGTGTCGGTTCAGCTCCGAGGATCCCCAAGATATTGAGTATCTGCTGCAGGTCTACGGCAACAAGAAGTTACTGGGACAATACAACAGCACAACAGAGAAATGTACGGTCTACACACAATGGATGAAGAACTTCACTGAAACGGCCTGCAAAGGCCCTGCTTTTCTGGCCGAAAGGAGAGAAGAAATGAAGAAATACTGCAGCAGCAACGTTCCTGTGGTGTATGGGTACTTACTAGATAAGGCAG TTGAGCCCTACATCAGGCTGAGGCCAGTGGAGCCGTTCAGTACTAGACACCCGGCCATGCTCGTGTGCAGTGCCTACGACTTCTACCCCAAACCCATCAGAGTGACGTGGCTGAGGGACGGACAGGAAGTGACCTCAAATGTGACTTCCACAGAGGAGCTGGTCAATGGGGACTGGACCTACCAGATCCACTCGCACCTGGAGTACACACCCACACCTGGAGAGAGAATCACCTGTATGGTGGAGCACTTCAGCCTCACTGAGCCCAAACTGTATGACTGGG ACCCCTCCCTGCCTGGGCCTGAGAGGAATAAGATGGTGATCGGGGCCTGTGGGCTGCTGCTGGGGGTGGTCTTTATAGCAGCTGGACTGATCTACTACAGGAAGAAATCTACTGGTGAGGAGACACCGGCTATTCTATGTCAAAATAACCAAATACTTTTCAAGTCCAAATTTGAAATGTAA